The following coding sequences are from one Bos indicus x Bos taurus breed Angus x Brahman F1 hybrid chromosome 5, Bos_hybrid_MaternalHap_v2.0, whole genome shotgun sequence window:
- the ITGA7 gene encoding integrin alpha-7 isoform X8, with amino-acid sequence MCRRRVRRTSGWESVFGARGLGARLFQDLAIRDELDGGEWKFCEGRPQGHEQFGFCQQGTAAAFSPDSHYLLFGAPGTYNWKGTARVELCVQGSADLAHLDDGPYEAGGEKEQDPRLIPVPANSYFGLLFVTNIDSSDPDQLVYKTLDPADRLPGLAGDLALNSYLGFSIDSGKGLVRAEELSFVAGAPRANHKGAVVILRKDSASRLVPEVTLSGERLTSGFGYSLAVADLNNDGWTDLVVGAPYFFERQEELGGAVYVYMNEGGHWAGVAPLRLCGSLDSMFGISLAVLGDLNQDGFPDLAVGAPFDGDGKVFIYHGSSLGVVTKPSQVLEGEAVGIKSFGYSLSGGLDVDGNHYPDLLVGSLDDTAVLFRARPVLHVSHEVSILPRAIDLEQPNCANGHLVCMDLRVCFSYIASPSSYSPTVALDYMLDGDTDRRLRGQVPRVTFLSRGPDDPKHQSSGTVWLKHQHDRVCGDTMLQLQENVKDKLRAIVVTLSYGLQTPRLRRQAPGQGLPPVAPILNAHQPSTQRTEIHFLKQGCGEDKICQSNLQLVQARFCARVSDTEFQPLPMDADGTTALFALSGQPVIGLELKVTNLPSDPAQPQADGDDAHEAQLLVTLPAALHYSGVRGLDPVEKPLCLSDENASHVECELGNPMKRGAQVTFYLILSTSGITIETTELEVELLLATISEQELHPVLARARVFIELPLSITGVAIPQQLFFSGVVRGESAMRSERDVGSKVKYEVTVSNQGQSLNTLGSAFLNIMWPHEIANGKWLLYPMRVELEGGQGPGQRGLCSPRPNILQLDVDSRDRRRRELGPPESQEPREQPEPSTSWWPVSSAEKKKNITLDCARGTANCVVFSCPLYSFDRAAVLHVWGRLWNSTFLEEYSAVKSLEVIVRANITVKSSIKNLLLRDASTVIPVMVYLDPAAVAAEGVPWWVILLAVLAGLLVLALLVLLMWKMGFFKRARYPEATVPQYHAVKIPREDRQQFKEEKTGTILRNNWGSPRREGPDAHPILAGDGHPELGSDGHTVPGTA; translated from the exons ATGTGCAGAAGGAGAGTAAGGAGAACCAGTGGTTGGGAGTCAGTGTTCGGAGCCAGGGGCCTGGGGGCAAGATTGTT CCAGGACCTGGCCATCCGAGATGAGCTGGATGGTGGGGAGTGGAAGTTCTGTGAGGGACGCCCCCAGGGCCACGAACAGTTCGGCTTCTGCCAGCAGGGCACGGCGGCTGCCTTCTCCCCTGACAGCCACTATCTCCTCTTTGGGGCCCCAGGAACCTATAACTGGAAGG GCACGGCCAGGGTGGAGCTCTGTGTGCAGGGCTCAGCGGACCTGGCACACCTGGACGACGGGCCCTACGAGGCGGGGGGTGAGAAGGAGCAGGACCCCCGCCTCATCCCGGTCCCTGCCAACAGCTACTTTG gGTTGCTCTTTGTGACCAACATTGATAGCTCAGACCCTGACCAGCTGGTGTATAAAACTTTGGACCCTGCTGACCGGCTCCCAGGACTGGCCGGCGACTTGGCCCTGAATAGCTACTTAG GTTTCTCCATCGACTCGGGGAAGGGACTGGTTCGAGCTGAGGAGCTGAGCTTTGTGGCAGGGGCCCCCCGTGCCAACCACAAGGGTGCCGTGGTCATTCTACGCAAAGACAGTGCCAGTCGCCTGGTGCCTGAAGTGACGCTGTCCGGGGAGCGCCTGACCTCCGGCTTTGGCTACTCGCTGGCCGTGGCTGATCTCAACAATGATGG CTGGACAGACCTGGTAGTGGGTGCCCCCTACTTCTTCGAGCGTCAAGAAGAACTGGGGGGTGCCGTGTATGTGTACATGAACGAGGGGGGTCACTGGGCCGGGGTTGCCCCTCTCCGGCTCTGCGGCTCCCTTGACTCCATGTTTGGGATCAGCCTGGCAGTCCTGGGGGATCTCAATcaagatggcttcccag ACCTTGCTGTGGGGGCTCCCTTCGATGGGGACGGGAAGGTCTTTATCTACCATGGGAGCAGTCTGGGGGTTGTCACCAAGCCTTCTCAG GTGCTGGAAGGTGAGGCCGTGGGCATAAAGAGCTTTGGCTACTCCCTGTCGGGCGGCCTGGACGTGGATGGGAACCACTACCCGGACCTGCTGGTGGGTTCCCTGGACGACACTGCTGTGCTCTTCAG GGCCAGGCCCGTCCTCCATGTCTCCCACGAGGTCTCTATTCTTCCACGAGCCATCGACCTAGAACAGCCCAACTGTGCCAATGGCCACTTGGTCTG CATGGACCTAAGGGTCTGTTTCAGCTATATTGCATCGCCCAGCAGCTATAGCCCTACTGTGG CCCTGGATTACATGTTAGATGGGGACACAGACCGGAGGCTCCGGGGCCAGGTGCCCCGTGTGACCTTCCTGAGCCGTGGCCCCGATGACCCCAAGCACCAGTCCTCAGGCACCGTGTGGCTGAAACACCAGCATGACCGAGTCTGCGGAGACACCATGCTCCAGCTTCAG GAGAATGTCAAAGACAAGCTTCGGGCCATCGTCGTGACCCTGTCCTATGGTCTCCAGACCCCTCGGCTCCGACGACAGGCTCCTGGTCAGGGGCTGCCCCCAGTGGCCCCCATCCTCAATGCCCACCAGCCCAGCACCCAGCGGACAGAG ATCCACTTCCTGAAGCAAGGCTGTGGTGAAGACAAGATCTGCCAGAGCAATCTGCAGCTGGTCCAAGCCCGGTTCTGCGCCCGCGTCAGTGACACGGAGTTTCAGCCTCTGCCCAT GGATGCAGATGGGACGACAGCCTTGTTTGCTCTGAGTGGGCAGCCAGTCATCGGCCTGGAGCTGAAGGTCACCAATCTACCCTCGGAtccagcccagccccaggctgATGGGGATGATGCTCATGAAGCCCAGCTCCTGGTCACCCTCCCTGCTGCTCTGCACTACTCCGGAGTCCGGGGCCTGGACCCTGTG GAGAAGCCGCTGTGCCTGTCTGATGAGAATGCCTCCCATGTTGAGTGTGAGCTGGGGAACCCCATGAAGAGAGGCGCCCAG GTCACCTTCTACCTCATCCTTAGCACCTCGGGGATCACCATTGAAACCACAGAGCTGGAGGTGGAGCTGCTGTTGGCCAC CATCAGCGAGCAGGAGCTGCATCCAGTCTTGGCCCGTGCCCGTGTCTTCATTGAGCTGCCGCTGTCCATCACGGG GGTGGCCATTCCCCAGCAGCTCTTCTTCTCCGGTGTGGTACGGGGCGAGAGCGCAATGCGGTCTGAGCGGGATGTGGGCAGCAAGGTCAAGTACGAGGTCACG GTTTCCAACCAAGGCCAGTCGCTCAACACCCTGGGCTCAGCCTTCCTCAACATCATGTGGCCCCATGAGATTGCCAATGGGAAGTGGTTGCTGTACCCCATGAGGGTGGAGCTGGAAGGCGGGCAGGGGCCTGGGCAGAGGGGGCTCTGTTCCCCCAGGCCCAACATCCTCCAGCTG GATGTGGACAGCAGGGACAGGAGGAGGCGGGAGCTGGGGCCTCCGGAGTCGCAGGAACCTCGAGAGCAGCCGGAGCCCAGCACGTCCTGGTGGCCAGTGTCCTCTgctgagaagaagaaaaacatcacCCTG GACTGCGCCCGGGGCACGGCCAACTGCGTGGTGTTCAGCTGCCCTCTCTACAGCTTTGACCGCGCAGCTGTGCTGCACGTCTGGGGCCGCCTCTGGAACAGCACCTTCCTGGAG GAGTACTCAGCTGTGAAGTCTCTGGAAGTGATTGTTCGAGCCAACATCACTGTGAAATCCTCCATCAAGAACTTGCTGCTCAGAGATGCTTCCACGGTG atCCCGGTGATGGTGTACCTGGACCCCGCGGCTGTGGCAGCAGAAGGAGTCCCCTGGTGGGTCATCCTGTTGGCTGTACTAGCCGGGCTGCTGGTATTGGCGCTGCTGGTGCTGCTCATGTGGAAG
- the ITGA7 gene encoding integrin alpha-7 isoform X11, with the protein MSQYLREGVGGSMWPSMPACSPPRSPGAPPRLPPHLAGTHTTGAIHLLSSAWPRVLQHAGMSPHMPNRGLHAPTHQPTPHHSHSHLRTLPLAGLTRGTARVELCVQGSADLAHLDDGPYEAGGEKEQDPRLIPVPANSYFGFSIDSGKGLVRAEELSFVAGAPRANHKGAVVILRKDSASRLVPEVTLSGERLTSGFGYSLAVADLNNDGWTDLVVGAPYFFERQEELGGAVYVYMNEGGHWAGVAPLRLCGSLDSMFGISLAVLGDLNQDGFPDLAVGAPFDGDGKVFIYHGSSLGVVTKPSQVLEGEAVGIKSFGYSLSGGLDVDGNHYPDLLVGSLDDTAVLFRARPVLHVSHEVSILPRAIDLEQPNCANGHLVCMDLRVCFSYIASPSSYSPTVALDYMLDGDTDRRLRGQVPRVTFLSRGPDDPKHQSSGTVWLKHQHDRVCGDTMLQLQENVKDKLRAIVVTLSYGLQTPRLRRQAPGQGLPPVAPILNAHQPSTQRTEIHFLKQGCGEDKICQSNLQLVQARFCARVSDTEFQPLPMDADGTTALFALSGQPVIGLELKVTNLPSDPAQPQADGDDAHEAQLLVTLPAALHYSGVRGLDPVEKPLCLSDENASHVECELGNPMKRGAQVTFYLILSTSGITIETTELEVELLLATISEQELHPVLARARVFIELPLSITGVAIPQQLFFSGVVRGESAMRSERDVGSKVKYEVTVSNQGQSLNTLGSAFLNIMWPHEIANGKWLLYPMRVELEGGQGPGQRGLCSPRPNILQLDVDSRDRRRRELGPPESQEPREQPEPSTSWWPVSSAEKKKNITLDCARGTANCVVFSCPLYSFDRAAVLHVWGRLWNSTFLEEYSAVKSLEVIVRANITVKSSIKNLLLRDASTVIPVMVYLDPAAVAAEGVPWWVILLAVLAGLLVLALLVLLMWKMGFFKRARYPEATVPQYHAVKIPREDRQQFKEEKTGTILRNNWGSPRREGPDAHPILAGDGHPELGSDGHTVPGTA; encoded by the exons ATGTCCCAGTACCTCAgagagggggttgggggcagCATGTGGCCAAGCATGCCTGCGTGTTCACCGCCACGGAGCCCCGGGGCCCCGCCACGCCTCCCACCGCATCTCGCCGGCACGCACACGACTGGGGCCATCCATCTCCTGTCCTCCGCATGGCCGAGAGTTCTGCAACATGCTGGCATGAGCCCCCACATGCCCAACCGGGGCCTGCATGCTCCAACACACCAGCCCACACCTCATCACTCCCATTCCCATCTCCGCACGCTGCCGCTGGCCGGGCTGACACGTG GCACGGCCAGGGTGGAGCTCTGTGTGCAGGGCTCAGCGGACCTGGCACACCTGGACGACGGGCCCTACGAGGCGGGGGGTGAGAAGGAGCAGGACCCCCGCCTCATCCCGGTCCCTGCCAACAGCTACTTTG GTTTCTCCATCGACTCGGGGAAGGGACTGGTTCGAGCTGAGGAGCTGAGCTTTGTGGCAGGGGCCCCCCGTGCCAACCACAAGGGTGCCGTGGTCATTCTACGCAAAGACAGTGCCAGTCGCCTGGTGCCTGAAGTGACGCTGTCCGGGGAGCGCCTGACCTCCGGCTTTGGCTACTCGCTGGCCGTGGCTGATCTCAACAATGATGG CTGGACAGACCTGGTAGTGGGTGCCCCCTACTTCTTCGAGCGTCAAGAAGAACTGGGGGGTGCCGTGTATGTGTACATGAACGAGGGGGGTCACTGGGCCGGGGTTGCCCCTCTCCGGCTCTGCGGCTCCCTTGACTCCATGTTTGGGATCAGCCTGGCAGTCCTGGGGGATCTCAATcaagatggcttcccag ACCTTGCTGTGGGGGCTCCCTTCGATGGGGACGGGAAGGTCTTTATCTACCATGGGAGCAGTCTGGGGGTTGTCACCAAGCCTTCTCAG GTGCTGGAAGGTGAGGCCGTGGGCATAAAGAGCTTTGGCTACTCCCTGTCGGGCGGCCTGGACGTGGATGGGAACCACTACCCGGACCTGCTGGTGGGTTCCCTGGACGACACTGCTGTGCTCTTCAG GGCCAGGCCCGTCCTCCATGTCTCCCACGAGGTCTCTATTCTTCCACGAGCCATCGACCTAGAACAGCCCAACTGTGCCAATGGCCACTTGGTCTG CATGGACCTAAGGGTCTGTTTCAGCTATATTGCATCGCCCAGCAGCTATAGCCCTACTGTGG CCCTGGATTACATGTTAGATGGGGACACAGACCGGAGGCTCCGGGGCCAGGTGCCCCGTGTGACCTTCCTGAGCCGTGGCCCCGATGACCCCAAGCACCAGTCCTCAGGCACCGTGTGGCTGAAACACCAGCATGACCGAGTCTGCGGAGACACCATGCTCCAGCTTCAG GAGAATGTCAAAGACAAGCTTCGGGCCATCGTCGTGACCCTGTCCTATGGTCTCCAGACCCCTCGGCTCCGACGACAGGCTCCTGGTCAGGGGCTGCCCCCAGTGGCCCCCATCCTCAATGCCCACCAGCCCAGCACCCAGCGGACAGAG ATCCACTTCCTGAAGCAAGGCTGTGGTGAAGACAAGATCTGCCAGAGCAATCTGCAGCTGGTCCAAGCCCGGTTCTGCGCCCGCGTCAGTGACACGGAGTTTCAGCCTCTGCCCAT GGATGCAGATGGGACGACAGCCTTGTTTGCTCTGAGTGGGCAGCCAGTCATCGGCCTGGAGCTGAAGGTCACCAATCTACCCTCGGAtccagcccagccccaggctgATGGGGATGATGCTCATGAAGCCCAGCTCCTGGTCACCCTCCCTGCTGCTCTGCACTACTCCGGAGTCCGGGGCCTGGACCCTGTG GAGAAGCCGCTGTGCCTGTCTGATGAGAATGCCTCCCATGTTGAGTGTGAGCTGGGGAACCCCATGAAGAGAGGCGCCCAG GTCACCTTCTACCTCATCCTTAGCACCTCGGGGATCACCATTGAAACCACAGAGCTGGAGGTGGAGCTGCTGTTGGCCAC CATCAGCGAGCAGGAGCTGCATCCAGTCTTGGCCCGTGCCCGTGTCTTCATTGAGCTGCCGCTGTCCATCACGGG GGTGGCCATTCCCCAGCAGCTCTTCTTCTCCGGTGTGGTACGGGGCGAGAGCGCAATGCGGTCTGAGCGGGATGTGGGCAGCAAGGTCAAGTACGAGGTCACG GTTTCCAACCAAGGCCAGTCGCTCAACACCCTGGGCTCAGCCTTCCTCAACATCATGTGGCCCCATGAGATTGCCAATGGGAAGTGGTTGCTGTACCCCATGAGGGTGGAGCTGGAAGGCGGGCAGGGGCCTGGGCAGAGGGGGCTCTGTTCCCCCAGGCCCAACATCCTCCAGCTG GATGTGGACAGCAGGGACAGGAGGAGGCGGGAGCTGGGGCCTCCGGAGTCGCAGGAACCTCGAGAGCAGCCGGAGCCCAGCACGTCCTGGTGGCCAGTGTCCTCTgctgagaagaagaaaaacatcacCCTG GACTGCGCCCGGGGCACGGCCAACTGCGTGGTGTTCAGCTGCCCTCTCTACAGCTTTGACCGCGCAGCTGTGCTGCACGTCTGGGGCCGCCTCTGGAACAGCACCTTCCTGGAG GAGTACTCAGCTGTGAAGTCTCTGGAAGTGATTGTTCGAGCCAACATCACTGTGAAATCCTCCATCAAGAACTTGCTGCTCAGAGATGCTTCCACGGTG atCCCGGTGATGGTGTACCTGGACCCCGCGGCTGTGGCAGCAGAAGGAGTCCCCTGGTGGGTCATCCTGTTGGCTGTACTAGCCGGGCTGCTGGTATTGGCGCTGCTGGTGCTGCTCATGTGGAAG
- the ITGA7 gene encoding integrin alpha-7 isoform X10: MSQYLREGVGGSMWPSMPACSPPRSPGAPPRLPPHLAGTHTTGAIHLLSSAWPRVLQHAGMSPHMPNRGLHAPTHQPTPHHSHSHLRTLPLAGLTRGTARVELCVQGSADLAHLDDGPYEAGGLLFVTNIDSSDPDQLVYKTLDPADRLPGLAGDLALNSYLGFSIDSGKGLVRAEELSFVAGAPRANHKGAVVILRKDSASRLVPEVTLSGERLTSGFGYSLAVADLNNDGWTDLVVGAPYFFERQEELGGAVYVYMNEGGHWAGVAPLRLCGSLDSMFGISLAVLGDLNQDGFPDLAVGAPFDGDGKVFIYHGSSLGVVTKPSQVLEGEAVGIKSFGYSLSGGLDVDGNHYPDLLVGSLDDTAVLFRARPVLHVSHEVSILPRAIDLEQPNCANGHLVCMDLRVCFSYIASPSSYSPTVALDYMLDGDTDRRLRGQVPRVTFLSRGPDDPKHQSSGTVWLKHQHDRVCGDTMLQLQENVKDKLRAIVVTLSYGLQTPRLRRQAPGQGLPPVAPILNAHQPSTQRTEIHFLKQGCGEDKICQSNLQLVQARFCARVSDTEFQPLPMDADGTTALFALSGQPVIGLELKVTNLPSDPAQPQADGDDAHEAQLLVTLPAALHYSGVRGLDPVEKPLCLSDENASHVECELGNPMKRGAQVTFYLILSTSGITIETTELEVELLLATISEQELHPVLARARVFIELPLSITGVAIPQQLFFSGVVRGESAMRSERDVGSKVKYEVTVSNQGQSLNTLGSAFLNIMWPHEIANGKWLLYPMRVELEGGQGPGQRGLCSPRPNILQLDVDSRDRRRRELGPPESQEPREQPEPSTSWWPVSSAEKKKNITLDCARGTANCVVFSCPLYSFDRAAVLHVWGRLWNSTFLEEYSAVKSLEVIVRANITVKSSIKNLLLRDASTVIPVMVYLDPAAVAAEGVPWWVILLAVLAGLLVLALLVLLMWKMGFFKRARYPEATVPQYHAVKIPREDRQQFKEEKTGTILRNNWGSPRREGPDAHPILAGDGHPELGSDGHTVPGTA; this comes from the exons ATGTCCCAGTACCTCAgagagggggttgggggcagCATGTGGCCAAGCATGCCTGCGTGTTCACCGCCACGGAGCCCCGGGGCCCCGCCACGCCTCCCACCGCATCTCGCCGGCACGCACACGACTGGGGCCATCCATCTCCTGTCCTCCGCATGGCCGAGAGTTCTGCAACATGCTGGCATGAGCCCCCACATGCCCAACCGGGGCCTGCATGCTCCAACACACCAGCCCACACCTCATCACTCCCATTCCCATCTCCGCACGCTGCCGCTGGCCGGGCTGACACGTG GCACGGCCAGGGTGGAGCTCTGTGTGCAGGGCTCAGCGGACCTGGCACACCTGGACGACGGGCCCTACGAGGCGGGGG gGTTGCTCTTTGTGACCAACATTGATAGCTCAGACCCTGACCAGCTGGTGTATAAAACTTTGGACCCTGCTGACCGGCTCCCAGGACTGGCCGGCGACTTGGCCCTGAATAGCTACTTAG GTTTCTCCATCGACTCGGGGAAGGGACTGGTTCGAGCTGAGGAGCTGAGCTTTGTGGCAGGGGCCCCCCGTGCCAACCACAAGGGTGCCGTGGTCATTCTACGCAAAGACAGTGCCAGTCGCCTGGTGCCTGAAGTGACGCTGTCCGGGGAGCGCCTGACCTCCGGCTTTGGCTACTCGCTGGCCGTGGCTGATCTCAACAATGATGG CTGGACAGACCTGGTAGTGGGTGCCCCCTACTTCTTCGAGCGTCAAGAAGAACTGGGGGGTGCCGTGTATGTGTACATGAACGAGGGGGGTCACTGGGCCGGGGTTGCCCCTCTCCGGCTCTGCGGCTCCCTTGACTCCATGTTTGGGATCAGCCTGGCAGTCCTGGGGGATCTCAATcaagatggcttcccag ACCTTGCTGTGGGGGCTCCCTTCGATGGGGACGGGAAGGTCTTTATCTACCATGGGAGCAGTCTGGGGGTTGTCACCAAGCCTTCTCAG GTGCTGGAAGGTGAGGCCGTGGGCATAAAGAGCTTTGGCTACTCCCTGTCGGGCGGCCTGGACGTGGATGGGAACCACTACCCGGACCTGCTGGTGGGTTCCCTGGACGACACTGCTGTGCTCTTCAG GGCCAGGCCCGTCCTCCATGTCTCCCACGAGGTCTCTATTCTTCCACGAGCCATCGACCTAGAACAGCCCAACTGTGCCAATGGCCACTTGGTCTG CATGGACCTAAGGGTCTGTTTCAGCTATATTGCATCGCCCAGCAGCTATAGCCCTACTGTGG CCCTGGATTACATGTTAGATGGGGACACAGACCGGAGGCTCCGGGGCCAGGTGCCCCGTGTGACCTTCCTGAGCCGTGGCCCCGATGACCCCAAGCACCAGTCCTCAGGCACCGTGTGGCTGAAACACCAGCATGACCGAGTCTGCGGAGACACCATGCTCCAGCTTCAG GAGAATGTCAAAGACAAGCTTCGGGCCATCGTCGTGACCCTGTCCTATGGTCTCCAGACCCCTCGGCTCCGACGACAGGCTCCTGGTCAGGGGCTGCCCCCAGTGGCCCCCATCCTCAATGCCCACCAGCCCAGCACCCAGCGGACAGAG ATCCACTTCCTGAAGCAAGGCTGTGGTGAAGACAAGATCTGCCAGAGCAATCTGCAGCTGGTCCAAGCCCGGTTCTGCGCCCGCGTCAGTGACACGGAGTTTCAGCCTCTGCCCAT GGATGCAGATGGGACGACAGCCTTGTTTGCTCTGAGTGGGCAGCCAGTCATCGGCCTGGAGCTGAAGGTCACCAATCTACCCTCGGAtccagcccagccccaggctgATGGGGATGATGCTCATGAAGCCCAGCTCCTGGTCACCCTCCCTGCTGCTCTGCACTACTCCGGAGTCCGGGGCCTGGACCCTGTG GAGAAGCCGCTGTGCCTGTCTGATGAGAATGCCTCCCATGTTGAGTGTGAGCTGGGGAACCCCATGAAGAGAGGCGCCCAG GTCACCTTCTACCTCATCCTTAGCACCTCGGGGATCACCATTGAAACCACAGAGCTGGAGGTGGAGCTGCTGTTGGCCAC CATCAGCGAGCAGGAGCTGCATCCAGTCTTGGCCCGTGCCCGTGTCTTCATTGAGCTGCCGCTGTCCATCACGGG GGTGGCCATTCCCCAGCAGCTCTTCTTCTCCGGTGTGGTACGGGGCGAGAGCGCAATGCGGTCTGAGCGGGATGTGGGCAGCAAGGTCAAGTACGAGGTCACG GTTTCCAACCAAGGCCAGTCGCTCAACACCCTGGGCTCAGCCTTCCTCAACATCATGTGGCCCCATGAGATTGCCAATGGGAAGTGGTTGCTGTACCCCATGAGGGTGGAGCTGGAAGGCGGGCAGGGGCCTGGGCAGAGGGGGCTCTGTTCCCCCAGGCCCAACATCCTCCAGCTG GATGTGGACAGCAGGGACAGGAGGAGGCGGGAGCTGGGGCCTCCGGAGTCGCAGGAACCTCGAGAGCAGCCGGAGCCCAGCACGTCCTGGTGGCCAGTGTCCTCTgctgagaagaagaaaaacatcacCCTG GACTGCGCCCGGGGCACGGCCAACTGCGTGGTGTTCAGCTGCCCTCTCTACAGCTTTGACCGCGCAGCTGTGCTGCACGTCTGGGGCCGCCTCTGGAACAGCACCTTCCTGGAG GAGTACTCAGCTGTGAAGTCTCTGGAAGTGATTGTTCGAGCCAACATCACTGTGAAATCCTCCATCAAGAACTTGCTGCTCAGAGATGCTTCCACGGTG atCCCGGTGATGGTGTACCTGGACCCCGCGGCTGTGGCAGCAGAAGGAGTCCCCTGGTGGGTCATCCTGTTGGCTGTACTAGCCGGGCTGCTGGTATTGGCGCTGCTGGTGCTGCTCATGTGGAAG